The Bacillus vallismortis genome window below encodes:
- a CDS encoding bacterioferritin, translating to MSNQEAIEQIVYGLNLDLAWEYAAGIQYAQHASLLKGAAYFAVAEELQEHSQDEFGHAVVLNELIQYLGGIPTTQVAPVYTSMDNDEMLRQDLQGEYDAIRRYLQRIRQFEALGMYDSAQKIRNIAVTEQEHAIDLEMALGIEKKEIPAPKFSFHDK from the coding sequence TTGAGTAATCAAGAGGCGATTGAGCAAATTGTGTACGGCCTGAATTTGGATTTAGCCTGGGAGTATGCTGCGGGGATACAATATGCGCAGCATGCCAGTCTCCTGAAGGGAGCCGCCTATTTTGCGGTTGCCGAAGAATTGCAAGAGCATTCTCAGGATGAGTTTGGCCATGCGGTCGTGTTAAATGAATTAATTCAGTATTTAGGGGGAATCCCGACAACACAAGTGGCCCCGGTATATACGTCAATGGATAATGATGAAATGCTCCGGCAGGATCTCCAAGGTGAATATGATGCGATTCGCCGCTATTTGCAGCGAATTCGCCAATTCGAAGCACTCGGCATGTATGACTCTGCCCAAAAAATCAGAAATATTGCAGTAACTGAACAAGAGCATGCCATTGATTTGGAAATGGCTTTAGGTATTGAAAAAAAGGAGATTCCTGCACCCAAATTTTCATTTCATGACAAATAG